In Drosophila bipectinata strain 14024-0381.07 chromosome 2R, DbipHiC1v2, whole genome shotgun sequence, one genomic interval encodes:
- the LOC108133254 gene encoding venom allergen-1 yields the protein MLVVFLVIVLTIFPPTAHSWDYCEEHWCSRPSDHVACNNNGSFGPHCQQDARLMPLSSQLQQFIVHEVNFYRNQVASGRFSDFGPAHRMATVRWDPELAHLAELAAKRCSLSADICRNTKRFKHVGQLTGHVIFSVGRHNDMKLLRHKIGMWFAQYKRATSQLGAADPISDITSFRQLMQERATYMGCGVLRQRRLLRWHQQFIVCNFAREDVAHEPAYEVSHRAAAGCKSGPNPKYPHLCALEEHYDVNALDRYHKKLYSDIKSHSKKSPIKFRILYNEPKRIKVLKVLKSL from the exons ATGTTGGTTGTATTTTTGGTGATTGTCCTGACCATATTCCCACCCACAGCCCACTCGTGGGATTACTGTGAGGAGCACTGGTGCTCGAGACCCAGCGATCATGTGGCCTGCAACAATAATGGA AGCTTTGGACCTCATTGCCAGCAGGATGCCAGGTTAATGCCTTTGAGCAGCCAACTGCAACAGTTCATCGTGCACGAGGTCAACTTCTACCGAAATCAAGTGGCTTCTGGCAGATTTTCAGATTTCGGCCCGGCCCATCGCATGGCCACCGTGCGCTGGGATCCGGAGCTGGCCCATCTGGCCGAATTGGCGGCCAAGAGATGCAGCTTGTCGGCCGACATCTGTCGCAATACCAAACGCTTTAAGCACGTCGGCCAGCTCACAGGCCACGTTATCTTCAGTGTGGGCCGTCACAACGATATGAAACTGCTGCGCCACAAGATTGGCATGTGGTTCGCCCAGTACAAGAGGGCCACATCCCAGCTAGGAGCTGCCGACCCTATCAG CGACATTACCAGCTTCCGGCAATTAATGCAGGAACGAGCCACGTACATGGGCTGTGGCGTCCTGCGCCAGAGGCGCCTCCTACGGTGGCACCAGCAGTTTATAGTCTGCAACTTTGCTCGGGAGGACGTGGCTCATGAGCCAGCCTACGAGGTGTCACACAGAGCCGCAGCAGGATGTAAATCAGGACCCAATCCCAAGTACCCCCATCTATGCGCCCTGGAGGAGCACTATGATGTGAATGCCTTGGATCGTTATCATAAGAAGCTGTATTCGGATATCAAATCGCATTCCAAGAAGTCTCCAATTAAGTTCAGGATTCTGTATAATGAACCCAAAAGGATCAAGGTTCTTAAAGTTTTGAAAAGTCTTTAG
- the LOC108133253 gene encoding leucine-rich repeat neuronal protein 2 — MTSSAVFTNKLGLWATFALLLCLLASMGGSRAENIDADETDRFCYPESARNSRRSCECSNVSASPWGTRALRIDCSYKDYKITDISEQLPLYTDTLDLSWNALDKAPVFASDSLHQLNLMHNNITHLTSGNFKQLTSLRELYLGWNSITQVDAGAFDGLPHLQTLDLAHNNIHSLPGQLFVQLVVLSTLDISWNRRFNETGVDLYKGLGVNWKLATLRLDACSLTEILLPADAPLRELSLRRNLLPRMPSQLPATLLRLDISDNLLEHLLPEDTKNLTQVRQLFLEDMPVLESVAAHALITTEMLETLSFQNSRHLTHFDGDAFGSSMDPKNKRRALQTLSFRGTMLRSFNSTLSPVFGQLAELDLNGLPLQCDCELVWLKNLPIQTNGRCYRPTRIRGMLVTAARADAFSCDTWPRWAYGLIVLSLIALSAVGIYLIVMGLRPHRGVTMRRKVGAGSPYARITIEPNRQENPH; from the coding sequence ATGACGAGCAGTGCTGTTTTCACAAATAAACTTGGATTGTGGGCGACCTTTGCCCTCTTGCTGTGCTTGTTGGCCAGTATGGGAGGTTCCCGGGCGGAGAACATCGACGCCGATGAGACGGACCGCTTCTGCTATCCGGAATCTGCCCGGAACTCGCGTCGGTCCTGCGAGTGCAGCAATGTGAGTGCCTCGCCCTGGGGCACGCGAGCCTTGAGGATAGACTGCAGCTACAAGGACTACAAGATCACAGACATCTCCGAGCAGTTGCCTCTGTACACAGACACCCTGGATCTCTCGTGGAATGCCCTGGACAAGGCTCCGGTCTTCGCCAGCGATAGTCTGCACCAACTCAACCTGATGCACAACAACATTACTCACCTGACGAGCGGAAACTTCAAGCAGCTGACCAGCCTGCGGGAGCTCTATTTGGGATGGAACAGCATAACCCAGGTGGATGCAGGAGCCTTCGACGGTCTGCCTCACCTGCAGACCCTCGACTTGGCCCACAACAACATTCACTCCCTGCCGGGACAGTTGTTCGTTCAGCTTGTGGTCCTCAGCACGCTGGATATCTCCTGGAATCGTCGCTTCAACGAAACGGGAGTGGACCTCTACAAGGGATTGGGTGTCAACTGGAAGCTGGCCACTCTGCGTCTGGATGCGTGCAGTCTGACCGAGATCCTGCTGCCCGCAGATGCTCCACTCCGGGAACTGTCGCTCCGCCGGAATCTCCTTCCGCGGATGCCCAGCCAGCTGCCAGCGACGCTCCTGAGACTGGACATCAGCGACAATCTTCTGGAGCACCTGTTGCCAGAGGACACCAAGAACTTAACCCAGGTGCGTCAGCTCTTCCTGGAGGACATGCCCGTTCTCGAAAGCGTGGCTGCTCATGCCCTCATCACCACCGAAATGCTGGAGACGCTGAGCTTCCAAAACAGTCGCCACTTGACGCACTTCGATGGCGATGCCTTCGGATCCTCCATGGATCCCAAGAACAAGCGTCGCGCCCTCCAGACGCTGAGCTTTCGCGGCACTATGCTGCGCTCCTTTAATTCCACGCTATCGCCGGTTTTTGGACAACTTGCCGAGCTGGATCTCAACGGTCTGCCGCTGCAGTGTGACTGCGAGCTAGTCTGGCTGAAGAATCTTCCGATTCAGACCAACGGACGGTGCTACCGTCCCACTCGAATCCGGGGCATGCTCGTGACCGCCGCCCGCGCCGATGCCTTCAGCTGCGACACCTGGCCGCGGTGGGCCTACGGCCTGATAGTCCTCTCCCTGATCGCCCTCAGCGCCGTGGGCATCTACCTGATCGTGATGGGACTGCGTCCACACAGGGGCGTCACCATGCGCCGCAAGGTAGGTGCCGGGAGCCCCTATGCCCGGATCACCATCGAGCCCAATCGCCAGGAGAATCCGCACTAG